The stretch of DNA TACTGGCTGGCAAGGGTCTATTTTGAAACCGGAGATTATCAGCAAGCAATCCAAAATTATCGAAAAGTCCTGGAGATAGAGCCCGATAATGCCAAAGCCGAGTACTGGCTAAAAGAATCACAGCGGCAGCTTGGAACGAAGTAATAAGAAAATTAGAATTAATTGAAAAGGAACAGAGAACCGTTCTCTGTTCCTTTTGTTTTTTAAAATAGGCACTTAAAATCACTTAAAATGGCTAATTCTTTTGACCGCTGGCAGCAATTAAATGAGGTAAATAATATATTCTTAAAGTGTGGCAAATAGCCGTTCCCTGACATATATATTACATTTCAAATTTTTTAACCAGATTCTGTTCGATCCATTTCAGGCTTTTTTCCATGAATAATCTGTCCTTTTCCTCTTTTTCTTTCTTTTTAAGAGCTAATTTATTTAGTTTTACTATTTTACTTTCCGATTCTATTTCTTCTGTCTCCATTATTTTTTCTTCCTCATCATTTTCTTCTTTAGATGATTCAGGATTAAGGTAATTAGCTTTTAAGGCAGTAATCAGCCAGCCGGCAGGATTTATTACATTCCTCTTTATCCGGAGAAGGTCAACTTTTTTCTCAATATCCTCTAAAGAATAATTTGAAATTATTTTATCAACCGATTTTTTATCCATATTTAGTTTTTCCAACTCTACTTTTATCCATTCTGTCTTTAGAGATTTTTTATTATCAGGAACTATTTTATTGGGATTGTTCTGATTGAAATAAGGAAATTCTTCTGATATTCCAGAGATAATCTCTTCGTTTTCTTCCGGCAGTTTTTCTACCGGAGGATAAAGAATATTTTCTTTATCTAATAGAACTATCTGATAAAGATTATGGTCATATCCTCCGGAGGAAGATCTTTGTTTTACCATTTTTTTGATTAGACCATATTCTAATAGAATATTGCGGTATCTGATTAAGGTCTTGGTGGTAGTGCCCATTCTTTTATTTAGAGTTTGAATGGAAGGCCAGGCAATGTCTTTTCCTTTATGACAGTAGCTTAAGAGCTGAAGATAGAGCATGGCTGGGCCGAGACCGATGGTACTTACCCAGCGAGCCAAGAAGTAGTCCTGAATAGTAGTATAAGAATTAGTTTTGTTAACTGCTATTTTTCTTTCCATAGTTTTTACCTTCCTTTGAATAGTTTTCGGGGAGAGAGGATAAGAAGATAAATAAATATTTATCCCCTCTACTTATTACATTGCAAAAAAGGGGTGAAAATACAAACCTCTAATAAAAAATATTTTAAAAAATTTATGAGCAGCAACAGCAGCAGGGAAAAAATTACATCCAAATGTTGTTGCTGTTCTATTTGTTACTGTTCTTACTTGTTGCTGTTAGTGTGGAATAATTCCACTGGGGGGTGTGGAGAATTTCCACTAAGGTAGTGGAAAAATTCCAGTAGGGGGTAGGAGTATATTTACCTCATCATACGGAGATTGACAAAGAACTGGAGGAAAATAATTTTATTTTAAAAAAGAAGGGTTTTTTATATCTTTTGTCGTAATAATATTAATGCGTAGAAAAATTAGAAAAGACTAATTCTTTTGATCGCTGGTGGCGATTAAATAAGGCAAATATTTATTCTTAAAATGGACAAAGAACCATGTCCTTGACACACAATATTTAAAGGAGATTGATAAATGAAAAGCTATATTTTTATCACCGAAGAAGGTAAGTGGCAAGTAGAAATGCACCTTGTGCGGAAAACAATTTTGCACCTTAGGTGCATTTTAGTTTGCCATTTCCAACCCCGCTTAAGATCTTATATCGAATTGTTGGGTGATTTTTTGCTATTATCAAAATGGTTTTTTCTGTCACCTATTTTTAAGGAGAAAGTTTTTATTTTTGCTTTTAGATTAATAAAGTGATATTATATTTCTTGAAAGTGTTGTAAAAAGCATTTTGGAGAAATAAGATGAAATTTTTAGAATTAAAGAGTGAGTTAAGGGATTTCACCATATTTTCCTTAAATGAGATTAAAAATATTGAACCTGGTTTTCATCGGAGAAGATTAAATGAGTGGCAGGATAAGGGCTATATTAAAAAAGTAGTTCGTGGATATTATATCTTTTCTGATTTAAAACTTAGTGAGGAAATTTTATTTAAGATTGCCAATCGCATTTATTTGCCATCTTATATCTCCCTGGAAAGTGCCTTATCTTATTATCATCTAATTCCCGAAAGCATTTATGGAATTACCTCTATTTCCACTCGAAAGACTTATCATTTTGTTACATCTATCGGAGAATTTATTTATAGGTCTTTAAAGCCTTCGCTTTTTTTTGGTTATGATTTAATAAAGTTTCAGGAAAAATATTTAAAAATGGCCAGCATAGAGAAAGCCCTGTTGGACTATTTTTGCTTGCACTCAGATATAGAAACAGAGCAAGATTTTGATAGTTTACGGATAAATAAAGAGATGTTTTTTAGTCAGGTTAGTCATCCTAAATTAATGATATTTTTAGAAAAGTTTAATCAAAAGAAATTAACCGGAAGAATGAATCGTTTTTGGAGTTATATGAAAAATGCTTAATTTAAAACAGATAGAAACATTTTACCCTGAAAATTTGAGAATCTTAAAAAGGAATTTACTAAGGGAATACTTACAATATGTCATATTAGATATTATTTACAGTTCCGGACATGGAAGCCGGTTGATCTTTATGGGTGGGACGGCAATCCATATGATCCACGGCGTTCGGCGGTTTTCTGAAGATTTGGATTTTGATAATAGGGGTTTAAGCAAAGAAGATTTTGAAGATTTATCAGATAAAATATTACGACAATTAGAGTTATATGGTTATTCTGTGGAAATACAAAATAGATATAGAGGTGCTTTTCATTGTTTTGTAAAATTCCCTGGAGTATTTTATCAGCACGGTATTTCTGGTCATACCCGGGAAAAATTAAGCATTCAAATTGATTGCGAACCTCAAAATGTTGATTATAAGACCGAGAGAGTTATTTTAAATAAGTTTGATATTTTTATGAAAATAAATGCCATACCACCAGATATATTATTGTCTCAGAAAATATTAGCTGTTTTATATCGTCCTAGGCCGATGGGAAGAGATTTCTATGATGTAATATTTCTTTTTTCCAAAACAAACCCAAGTTATCATTTTTTAAGAGAGAAGATGAAATTTAAAGAAGAAACCGGTATAGAAGAGATTAAAAAAAGGCTGCTGTTAAAGTGCGAGAAAGTAAATTTTAAAAAATTAGTTGAAGAAGTAAAACCTTTTTTGTTTTACTCAGATGATGCTGAAAAAATAATGTTATTTCCTGATTTCATTAAAGCAAAAATGAAGTGAAATAAAAGGGTTTGGGTTTCAATATTTATTTTAATTCTTCTTTGCTAATACCTGCTTGTTTTAAAATTTCCATTAAAGTGCCTTTTGGCAAATCTTTCTTATGGTAAGGGATAATAACTCTTCTTTTACTTTCAGAATGGTAATATATTCGATGGCTCCCCTTGGTCCTATCTAATACAAAACCATTACTTTCCAGGATCTTTATCACTTTCTGGGAGTTTAGAGGCGGTAGTTTAGGCACTTATTCCCACCGTAAGAGTATATTCTAAAGTGCCTTCATCATTGGGGATTTCGTCGTGATGAGATCTTAAACTTTCTAAGTATAATTCGATAGCTTCCTTTACTCTTTCCGTTGCTTCTTCGATGGATTCGCCATAGGTAACACATCCGGGGAGAGAAGGGACAGTTACCGTATAACCGCCTTCCGGTTCCTTCCTGAGTAAAATTCTATAACTTAACATTTGTGAAATAGACATTTCAAACCTCCAAATTTCTTCATGTTTTTTTTAACTCACGTCGGTTTCTGCTCTGATTATAATTAAAGTTAAGGAAATTGTCAAAATTACGGATAACGTGTTCCAACGAAACTTCATACTATAAATTTTTTAGCAAATAAAAAGCTCGCTTTGCCGATAACAAAGCGAGCTTGTAAAGGAGATATAATTATGAAAAATGTTAGGGGGACGGTTATAATAGCTCAGTAATTCGGTAACTTTAACTAACTTTTCATAA from Candidatus Atribacteria bacterium encodes:
- a CDS encoding helix-turn-helix domain-containing protein — translated: MERKIAVNKTNSYTTIQDYFLARWVSTIGLGPAMLYLQLLSYCHKGKDIAWPSIQTLNKRMGTTTKTLIRYRNILLEYGLIKKMVKQRSSSGGYDHNLYQIVLLDKENILYPPVEKLPEENEEIISGISEEFPYFNQNNPNKIVPDNKKSLKTEWIKVELEKLNMDKKSVDKIISNYSLEDIEKKVDLLRIKRNVINPAGWLITALKANYLNPESSKEENDEEEKIMETEEIESESKIVKLNKLALKKKEKEEKDRLFMEKSLKWIEQNLVKKFEM
- a CDS encoding nucleotidyl transferase AbiEii/AbiGii toxin family protein; translation: MLNLKQIETFYPENLRILKRNLLREYLQYVILDIIYSSGHGSRLIFMGGTAIHMIHGVRRFSEDLDFDNRGLSKEDFEDLSDKILRQLELYGYSVEIQNRYRGAFHCFVKFPGVFYQHGISGHTREKLSIQIDCEPQNVDYKTERVILNKFDIFMKINAIPPDILLSQKILAVLYRPRPMGRDFYDVIFLFSKTNPSYHFLREKMKFKEETGIEEIKKRLLLKCEKVNFKKLVEEVKPFLFYSDDAEKIMLFPDFIKAKMK
- a CDS encoding type II toxin-antitoxin system HicA family toxin, whose product is MPKLPPLNSQKVIKILESNGFVLDRTKGSHRIYYHSESKRRVIIPYHKKDLPKGTLMEILKQAGISKEELK
- a CDS encoding type II toxin-antitoxin system HicB family antitoxin, whose translation is MSQMLSYRILLRKEPEGGYTVTVPSLPGCVTYGESIEEATERVKEAIELYLESLRSHHDEIPNDEGTLEYTLTVGISA